The sequence CTGCAAGGCATGCAGCTCTCTTTGggccttttccctctccccagcctggaTTGCTTCCCACTCCGGAGTGGGGCTGGTGCAGTGTGGCAGCTGGGTGAGCAGgtgctcccctgcagccaggaaaacatCTCCGTGTGGGTGGAAAAGCCTGCCTCGgtgggcagctgtggctggctcagtgcagcctgcctgctggcaggggaggagtcccagcccagagcctccCTTCTCCACTGCTGtggccaggctctgctttccATTCCCTGGAGAAATCGAGCAATTATTTCCTCCAGCCTTACTAGCCAAGGCTTCCTGCCGAGCTAAGGAAGCTGCTCTcggtggggaaactgaggcacagagcaggtgaGCATTTTCCTGCAGTAGTCCAGGACCCCAAGCAGCCATGGGGGGAAGAGAGCAAAGCCATGCTGGGAATTTTGCTTCcaccctcctgtccccagtgtggCTTATTTTTAGCTGGGAGGTCCTGGACAGGCCAGGATGACtcagaggctggaggaggggaggcaggaggcCCCTGGCAGTTGAAACAGGATGGAAAGTGGGATGGGGGTATGAAGAGTATGCAGTGGGCAGGATGCTGTTTCCATCCTAACTGATGTTCCTGCACTTCCCTGGGGCTCATTCCCACAGAGAATGCAGGGAGTGTGGGGTGGTGCAGAACACTGAGCTCCTGCTTCAGTTTCCTTTGCCCCAGCAAGGCAGGAAGCTCATGCTTTGATGGCTCAGcgggcaggagcacagccctgctcttcctctccATTTAACCACAGCCAACATCTTGACTTCCCAATACCCTCCAGCCACCCTTGTTcactcctgctgcctccaggcaCCTCCTTTGCCCTGCAATTTATTTCCATCTCTGCAAGGCATGTGTGTGGGAGCAGCTTGTGCCAAGCCAGGAGGGTCTGGGAGCTGCCGGGAAGTGGGGCTAAATCCAGCTCTCCTGATGAATCACCTGCAATACGATCTGTCCCGTGCCCTCCTGGTTCCCTGGAACATCTCCTCTTGGTCCCTGCCACATGGGACACcaatgccagcagctcctcccaagAGGGCCTGTGGGATGTGCCCAGTTTCTCTCTGGAAAATAGGAGGAGAGAGGCTGGTTTGTTTCTGAAGGTGCTGGGTGGgatgtgcagcagagctgttgtACCGTGATATTGGGATGGGCCCCAGGAGAGTGGTGGGTGTGGAGCTGCCCTGAGTCCATCTCCCTGGGCTCATTCCTGGAGGCACTTCCTGGGTCAGGGACATTGATGCCCATCTTCTCTGATGATATGCTGGCTTTAGATGTCCATGCTGGCAGCAGGCCCTTTGTACAGCTCCTGAGGATCTTAAAGAAGCCGTGCAGCAGATCCTGAGCAGATGAGCCCAGGGAGGTGCACGTACCCAGCTGGCACGTGGTACAAGCAGAGCCACGGGAGGATGCTCACTTACCCAGGGTGCTGACACAGctgacagccccagctcagctcccagccctcctgttTCTCAGCAAGACTGctaaggaaatgctgctgctcagttcTTCCCACTCTGTGCCTCTGGTGGGGATGTATCCCAGTTCCTGATGTGGGGCCAGGATGGTTTCGCATCTGCTTCCACCCAGGGTGGTGCTGATCTCATTCAGAGCCCGTCTCCAGGCTCCTGTGGGGTGAATTCCCCTGGACAAAGCTGACCTGGGAAGGGGGATTTttgtccttcctttttcctgggCTCCCTGTCGTGCAGTCTGGAAGTGGCAGAAAAGCAGATGGAAGTGGATCATACCAACCCCCAGGAATTCTCAGGCTCTCAGGAAAGTCTTTCCCAATAGCCAGTGTCTCTGCTCCAACTCCTTGGTTCAGCCTGGGCCCCATGGGAGTgcatgctggagcaggacaaACTGTTGGCAGCTCTGGTGCTCCTCAGTGTTTTCCACTTAGCAGCCCATTTGTTCCTGTAGATTTGTCTTTTTGCTTGGAGTCCATGCAGAGCCTGGGCATCCTCAGCACCTAGAGTGGTTCCTTGCTTGCAACAGGCAGTGGAAAATTAATTCCCTCTGTAGGGAgagcaaacaggaaaagaaacaactgCAGAGGAGAACAACAGTTTATGTCTGAGGTTTGCCTTGGGCGACCTGAGCCACAGCGGATCTCACCTCAGTCCTGCTCAGCTTCAACTTCTCCTTCCTTCATCCCACTggggctgctccttcctcttgtaccttctcctttcctttcccataGGTCTACAGGGGCTCAGTGAAGGATTTCCCGGGCTTTGATGCCAACCAGGATGCAGAAGCCTTGTACAATGCCATGAAAGGATTTGGTATGGATGCTCCTCCAGactgtcccagggctgcccttGGTGTCCCCTATTCCTTTGGTTGACCCTTGCATGGCTGGGTGTCGTGCATCACTTCCCCTCTCAGCTGACTGACTGACTGCTTTAGCAGTGTGCTAAagctctcctgctttcctttcctccctggaGCCAGCTTGGCTCTGCTtgtcctcccagccccagctccagctcagctttgggcacagcagggtggcTGTGGTGACTCCTGGCTCTCCCCACAGGCAGTGACAAGGAGGCCATCCTCGACCTCATCACATCCAGAAGCAACAAGCAGCGGGTGGAGATCTGCCAAGCCTACAAGTCCCTCTATGGGAAGGTAAAGGCAGGAACGCTCCCTGGCCCGTGCCCCCAGGGCAAACACAAGTGGCCGTGGCTGCCACCACCCAGCCCAGACAGGGACCCACCGCTCCCGGGACCCACTCAGAGgtgctgtggagcagaggaTCCCCCAGCCCTTTCTCCCCCTCCACCAGGACCTCATTGCAGACCTGAAGTACGAGCTGACAGGGAAGTTTGAGCGGCTGATCGTGAGCCTGATGCGCCCCCCAGCTTATGGAGATGCCAAAGAGATCAAAGATGCCATCTCGGTGAGGGGTGGGCACGCCCCGCAGGGCCCCTGTGAGgacagcccagccagccccagggctcacGGGGCTGTGTCTCTGCCCACAGGGTGTCGGCACGGATGAGAAGTGCCTCATCGAGATCCTCGCCTCCCGCACCAACCAGGAGATCCACGACCTGGTGGCTGCCTACAAAGATGGTGAGGGCTGAGAAAGGACAGGggctgccctgtgtccccttgGGCCACAAAAAGGCTGGAGATGAAGGGATCCAGCTCTCCAGGCCTGACCTCTTCCCTTCCTATTCTCAGCCTATGAGAGAGACCTGGAAGCTGACATCGTTGGAGACACATCGGGCCACTTCAAGAAGATGCTCGTTGTTCTGCTTCAGGTGTGCCCATCTGTCCAGCATCTGTAGGTGGTGGGTGAttgccctgcagggctgagtcCATCTCTCTCCACAGGGTGCCAGGGAAGAGGATGATGTGGTGAGCGAGGACTTGGTGCAGCAGGATGCCAAGGTGAGGCTCGGTGGGTCTGTGGTAGGTGGTtatctgggcagggatggggctggtggcactgggacagctggATTTAGGCTGCAGAAGGTGGGTGGGTGCCAAGGGCAGCACCCTGAGTCAGGCTGTGCcaccttccccatcccacaAGGACCTGCTGGAAGCTGGCGAGCTGAAATGGGGCACAGATGAGGCCCAGTTCATCTACATCCTCGGCCGGAGGAGCAGGCAGCATCTCCGCCTGGGTGAGCATCACCTGCGAGCTCAGGGTGGGGCTGATTGTATCTtggcagcttctccaggcaTCTCCTTGCTCTCATTCCGCAGTCTTTGATGAATATCTGAAGATTGCTGGGAAGCCCATTGAGAGGAGCATCCGGGGAGAACTCTCTGGTGACTTTGAGAAGCTGATGTTGGCTGTGGGTAAGCCAGCCCCACATGGGGATCCTGCAAAAACATCACTGCTCTTCCTGGACTGGGAGGGCTCAGCACTGGGGCCAGCAaggtcagggctgtgctgtaCCTGGTAtcagggagctcagggaggcTCCTTCAGGATAGGTGGGGATGCTGGATGTAGTTCACATGGGGTGTGGGTGCTCAGAGGCTGGGGGCACTGGAGGCACTGGTGAAGCTGGGTGCTGGAATCCCTTACCACACCTTAATTTCCCTGCAGTCAAATGCAtcagaagcaaagcagagtATTTTGCTGAAAGGCTCTACAAGGCCATGAAGGTGAGTGGATTTCCCCTTCTATACAGGGACCCCCCAGTGTTGCAGGGACCTGGCCAGAGGAGGGGTCCCCTTGCcacagggtgctgctggagagaaggGTGACACAGGTCCATGAAGGCAGGACTTAGTTGACCTGGGGTCTCTTCCCTGTCCTCCAAAGGAGTTACTCCTTCAGACCCAGGGCTGGGTAGAAATCAGATAGAGGGTCCCACATGTGCTGGACTGAGCAGAGTTGCTCAGCCATCCCAGGCTTGATGTGGGGTTGCTCCATTGCAGGGTTTGGGCACCAGAGACAACACGCTGATCCGCATCATGGTGTCCCGCAGCGAGATCGACATGCTGGACATCCGGGAGGTGTTCAGGACCAAGTATGAGAAATCTCTCTACAACATGATAAAGGTAAGGGCTGGGAGTCCCTGCTGACCctccaagcagctgctgctgctgtctccctCATGATGCCAGCACCCCTGGGAGGGCGGTCCTTGCTGACCctccaagcagctgctgctgctgcctccctcaTGATGCCAGCACccctgggagggctgtgctgggtgtccATCTCTGAGGACAGGGTTCAGGTAGACTCCTCTCCATAAGCCTGTGAGCTCTACCTTGACTCTACCCACTGCATGGTTCTCTAtctccttctgcctttccaggAGGACACGTCTGGGGAGTACAAGAAGGCTCTGCTGAAGCTGTGCGGAGGGGATGATGAGTAAGACCACCTGTCACCCCCCTTTGTCCCTCTTCACCCCACTGGTGCTGGGTACAACATCTGGGTGAGAGCCTGGTGGAGCacctgggccagcagcacccacagtgACTCTGGTTCGGTACAGGAGGCGCTGTGGCCTCTCTACATGGCCAGCCACAATGTCATGGTCCCTTCTTGGCACaagggagccctgcagggcagggccaAACCCCTGGAGGGAGGATGCTCTGGTGGGGGAGGTTGGGTTCACCACACATTTCCTCCCATTGCCACCCATCTAGCCCCACAGCAAGcacctggctcctgcccctgtgcccagtgGATACAAAACACTCTGTGGAGGAGCAAGGCATGGTGAGGTGGGCTGCTGGCAGGTGCAGGGCCCCATGGctcactgtcccctgtccttgcCCTCgttgcagtgctgcaggtgagtTCTTCCCCGAGGCGGCGCAGGTGGCCTATCGGATGTGGGAGCTTAGTGCGGTCAAAGTAGAGgtcagcacccccagcccctgcacccctctgtgctgcctgccagcttGGgacccctggctgctcctctctgccatggggcacagccagccccacacCTCTGCTCTGACTCCTCTGCTCCCCGGCTTCTCTGGATGccattctgtggttttggggtaCGAGGTTGGCAGGATGTAAccgtggcagggctggctgccccCCGTGGGCTCCACTAACCCCCTCCTCCCTTTGAGGCCTTCCTCCCTTGGGGCAGTGGGTCCTGCATGTCTCTGCAAGGCATCACatgcagccctggctccagtGCCCTCCAAAGAACTCCTGCCCCCTGGGGTAGCCCAGAGCTGGCCAGGGCATGGCTGCAGTATGGGGAGCAGCATGCAGCTGAAGCTCCCACAGAAGGGTGCTTTGGGATGTGCAGAAAATATACCCTGAGCCCTACACAAACACTGTGAGCATGGAGATATGTTTGGAGCTGTAAGGATACAGGAGGATAGAACTGTAGGGCAGGAGTGGTCACCTTTTCAGCGATTCTTCTTCTGTCTCTCAGTGACATGGCCAGCTCAGGCTGAGATGTTCCAGGCTAGGGCAGGCAGGTGTAACACTGGGCAGGACACCAAGACTCCAGAACTGTCTGTTGCTGTCttcttcctgctctctgctaGTCTGGCTATGGTTTGCCCCTAATGGAAGAGGCGACAGTGGTGGAAAGATCCTCACTGATCCCCAGGTGCTTGCACTAACACAGAACCTGCTTTGGCCTCAGCTTGCTGGGTGGAACCTTCCCTCCTCTGcatctctccatctctcctctgcatccctccctctctccatcccttcatccGTTCCTCCCTCTCATCTCGAGGGTGAACACAAACCCCTTTCTGCATCCGCAGCTGCGAGGAActgtgcagcctgcaggagaCTTCAACGATGATGGGGACGCACAGGTGCTGAGGAAGGCAATGAAGGGCCTGGGTAAGTGAGGACCACGAGTTTAGACCTTGCTCCTCaacagctcctggggcagaaAATCCACCCTGGCCCACAGGGCTGCACAAACACCCCAGGAGGAATCAAGACGGAGCTGTGGGAGTTCTCCCTTCCTGCCTACCCGGTTTGTGGGGGTGTTGATGTGCCCACGGTCAGgggtgacacggtgacacagtgtggctgtgctgtcatTGCAGGCACCGACGAAGGGGCCATCATAGAGGTGGTGACCAAGAGGAGCAACGCCCAGAGGCAACAGATCCTAAAAGCTTACAAGGCTCATTATGGCAGGGTACTGcagcctccatcccaccctgcttGCTCCTGCCCAAATCCTGCCCCCTCCCACATGGAGATCAGCCCCTCACTGAAAGGAATCCTGACCAGGGAGCAgggggcagctggagcacaCTCACCTGTCCTGGCATGACTTGCCCAAGGGAAACAGAGTTGTCACAGCAGCCTCCCACTCTGGGTGCTCCAGCAGCCCAAGTGAGGGTGTCCCTTCCCCTTCACTTGCcccatcctcagctctgcacagaggaCTCCAGAGCCAGAATCTCCTCAAAACCACCCAAATATGTGACATAAACCACCCCAAGGGATTTCACAGATGTCTCCAACCCCTATGCTCTCGCCACCCAGATATGTGGCATAAACCACCCCAAGGGATTTCACAGATGTCTCCAACCCCTATGCTCTCctacccttttttttctctcatgttgCCTCAACTGGTCTGtccctgcagaagcagctggggACTGAACCCTCAAACGCTTTTGCAGGACCTGATGGCAGACCTGAAATCCGAGCTGTCTGGCAGCTTGGCCAAGCTGATCCTTGGGCTGATGCTGACACCGGCCCAGTACGATGCCAAGCAGCTGAGGAAGGCCGTGGAGGTAATTGTCACACTGCTGGTGGCCCAGGGCTGTCAGTGCCCACAGCTTCACATGCCCCAGGGTCTCGTCTCCTATGGAGAAGAAAAGATCACAAAGTACCAGGACAAAGACCTGGTTTGCACTCAAGACTTGCATGCCTCTTCGCAGCCCAGCATGCTCAGCCAGCTGGTAGCCACGGGAGAACCAGAGTAGGGGCAAACCAGTGACATGCATTGCTATCCACCACTCACACCAGTTGGGACCCCACTAGCAGTGTACTTGGGCACTTCATGCTGATTCCTACCAGCCCTTGGGGCCATTTGCTGGATGTAGACTTTTTCCACATGGTTGACCTGGACCCCTCCTTGCCtgacactgcagagcagtgcaaTCATGTCCCCATCTGGTGttggcacctgcagcacccaccaTGCCCCTCTCTTCCAGGGGGCCGGCACAGATGAGAGCGTCCTCATCGAAATCATGGCCACGCGGAACAACCAGGAGATCAGGGCTATCAACGAGGCCTATCAGGAAGGTAGggcatggcagggacagggggagcaCCCAGGTTCTGGGCACAGATAACAGTGTACAAGGCCTTTCCACAGCCCAGGCAAAGTTTTGTCTCTGGGTTGGGTCCATGGCTTGGTGTTGTGAAGGTCTGTTAGTTCCTCCAGCAGAGCGCTGGTCCTTGTGTCTCTCCATCTCACCAACCCTGCCCCAGGTCTGCCATCAGTGTTTCCTTCCCTGAGAGCTCTTCCACAATGATCCTATTCCCTCCAGAGTACCTGGAGCAAGAGGCTGTGCTTATGCTCGGGGAATTAGTGCTTCTGGGGTGATCCCCTCTCTCTGGGTTTGAGCTCAGCAGAGGGAAGCATCTGCTTCAGCCACACTTCCCACGGGGATCACGggcacagcaggcactgctgggtgggaagctgagctgcagggctcagccatCCCTTCTCCACAGCCTACCACAAGAGCCTGGAAGATGACCTGAGCTCTGACACATCGGGGCATTTCAAGAGGATTCTCGTCTCCCTGGCTCTGGTAAGGGCAGCTCTTACTGGgtcttttcctctccctgccacaggcagtgctgagggtTTGGAAGGACAGTGGCTGGAGAGGACAGAGCATCActgcctggctgggcagtgctgctggactCTGTCTGCCACCCCCTCACTTGGGGCTCGGGAGATGTCCCCTCTTCATCTCCATGATTTTTGTATCCAACCCCAGGGCAACCGTGATGAAGGACCAGAGAACCCCACACAGGCACACGAAGATGCCAAGGTAAGACCATATTCTTACGgactttgcattaaaaaaaaaaagaggatgctGCATCCCCTGGTCTGGAGTTGACATTCTCAGGGAAGCAAATGCAGCTGGGCCAGGGTCTCTGTAAACTGCGGGGGGAGATGCCAGGTGAAATGACACCCTTGGAAGTAAAGCCTGATTCCTGAAGcccttggctctgctgctccgTGCACggggagagcagccccagagagtccccagccagcaggctgcagccttTCTTGTGCTGGCACTCTGGGGTTCAGTAGCACACACTGATGCTGAAATTTGGCTCTTGATCTTCAAACACAGCTTTGGGCTGGTCTGCAGGAGCCACCCACCTCTATGATTTGTTCAGGGGGCAGCCCTGACACACTGGGGAGCTCCAAacctctgctgggctgtggtgaGACACAACTGGAGGGGGAAGGCTGAGCAGCCAGAAGCAGTGCAGGGGGTGTGGGGCCCAttccctggctcagctcctggTCCCAAGAGACCTGTGACCCACGGGCTGTGTTCCCTgacctcctgctcctcagggccGCATCTCTTCTAGAAGGGGCTGGGAAGATCTGTGCAGGGTCAAACCCGAGCTCTTGCTTGGCTGTCCCGTGCCAGCACTGGATG is a genomic window of Ficedula albicollis isolate OC2 chromosome 13, FicAlb1.5, whole genome shotgun sequence containing:
- the ANXA6 gene encoding annexin A6 isoform X2, which produces MAPQGKVYRGSVKDFPGFDANQDAEALYNAMKGFGSDKEAILDLITSRSNKQRVEICQAYKSLYGKDLIADLKYELTGKFERLIVSLMRPPAYGDAKEIKDAISGVGTDEKCLIEILASRTNQEIHDLVAAYKDAYERDLEADIVGDTSGHFKKMLVVLLQGAREEDDVVSEDLVQQDAKDLLEAGELKWGTDEAQFIYILGRRSRQHLRLVFDEYLKIAGKPIERSIRGELSGDFEKLMLAVVKCIRSKAEYFAERLYKAMKGLGTRDNTLIRIMVSRSEIDMLDIREVFRTKYEKSLYNMIKEDTSGEYKKALLKLCGGDDDAAGEFFPEAAQVAYRMWELSAVKVELRGTVQPAGDFNDDGDAQVLRKAMKGLGTDEGAIIEVVTKRSNAQRQQILKAYKAHYGRDLMADLKSELSGSLAKLILGLMLTPAQYDAKQLRKAVEGAGTDESVLIEIMATRNNQEIRAINEAYQEAYHKSLEDDLSSDTSGHFKRILVSLALGNRDEGPENPTQAHEDAKKLADVSSNDSSDSLETRFLSILCTRSYPHLRRVFQEFIKMTNHDVEHAIKKRMSGDVRDAFVAIVRSVKNKPAFFADKLYKSMKGAGTDERTLTRIMISRSEIDLFNIRGEFIDLFDKSLHHMIEKDTSGDYRKALLVLCGGED
- the ANXA6 gene encoding annexin A6 isoform X1, whose translation is MAPQGKVYRGSVKDFPGFDANQDAEALYNAMKGFGSDKEAILDLITSRSNKQRVEICQAYKSLYGKDLIADLKYELTGKFERLIVSLMRPPAYGDAKEIKDAISGVGTDEKCLIEILASRTNQEIHDLVAAYKDAYERDLEADIVGDTSGHFKKMLVVLLQGAREEDDVVSEDLVQQDAKDLLEAGELKWGTDEAQFIYILGRRSRQHLRLVFDEYLKIAGKPIERSIRGELSGDFEKLMLAVVKCIRSKAEYFAERLYKAMKGLGTRDNTLIRIMVSRSEIDMLDIREVFRTKYEKSLYNMIKEDTSGEYKKALLKLCGGDDDAAGEFFPEAAQVAYRMWELSAVKVELRGTVQPAGDFNDDGDAQVLRKAMKGLGTDEGAIIEVVTKRSNAQRQQILKAYKAHYGRDLMADLKSELSGSLAKLILGLMLTPAQYDAKQLRKAVEGAGTDESVLIEIMATRNNQEIRAINEAYQEAYHKSLEDDLSSDTSGHFKRILVSLALGNRDEGPENPTQAHEDAKVVAETLKLADVSSNDSSDSLETRFLSILCTRSYPHLRRVFQEFIKMTNHDVEHAIKKRMSGDVRDAFVAIVRSVKNKPAFFADKLYKSMKGAGTDERTLTRIMISRSEIDLFNIRGEFIDLFDKSLHHMIEKDTSGDYRKALLVLCGGED